One Oncorhynchus kisutch isolate 150728-3 linkage group LG13, Okis_V2, whole genome shotgun sequence DNA window includes the following coding sequences:
- the LOC109881780 gene encoding apolipoprotein Eb, whose product MKAVAIILALAVISGCHARVVRQAEALPNLWEENVERFWTYVSEINSRADGLVENLKASQLSRELDTLITDTVAELTVYREDIQTKLGPYSQDTAALLGQDLQLLTTKLQTDMVDAKERSTQYLGELKTMMEQNADDVHNRANTYTRKLKKRLNKDTEEIRKTVATYLGEIQSRTSQNMDLVKERVEPFVSQAHDTAGQRLSSFTDLLKNQAQDLSQQVSTQAEDMREQLEATAEDLRTTLEGKIDELSSLIAPYAAKIREQLQTAMDKVKETAV is encoded by the exons ATGAAGGCTGTGGCAATAATCCTTGCTCTGGCAGTCATCTCTG GCTGCCATGCCCGCGTCGTGCGCCAGGCAGAGGCCCTCCCGAACCTCTGGGAGGAGAATGTTGAGCGCTTCTGGACCTATGTGTCTGAGATCAACAGCAGAGCCGACGGATTGGTGGAAAACCTCAAGGCCTCCCAGCTCAGCAGAGAACTTGA CACCCTGATCACTGACACCGTGGCTGAGCTGACCGTGTACAGGGAGGACATCCAGACCAAGTTGGGGCCTTACTCCCAGGACACAGCCGCCTTGCTGGGCCAGGACCTGCAGCTTCTGACCACCAAGCTCCAGACCGACATGGTTGATGCCAAGGAGCGCAGCACACAGTACCTGGGAGAGCTCAAGACTATGATGGAGCAGAATGCTGATGATGTCCACAACCGCGCCAACACCTACACCCGCAAACTGAAGAAACGCCTTAACAAGGACACCGAGGAGATCCGCAA gacCGTGGCCACCTACCTAGGTGAGATCCAGTCCCGTACCTCCCAGAACATGGATCTCGTGAAGGAGCGTGTGGAGCCCTTTGTGAGTCAGGCCCACGACACCGCCGGCCAGAGGCTGAGCAGCTTCACTGACCTTCTGAAGAACCAGGCCCAGGACCTGAGCCAGCAGGTCTCCACCCAGGCTGAAGACATGCGCGAGCAGCTGGAGGCCACCGCCGAGGACCTGCGCACCACCCTGGAGGGCAAGATCGATGAGCTCAGCAGCCTGATCGCCCCCTACGCCGCCAAGATCCGTGAGCAGCTCCAGACCGCCATGGACAAGGTCAAGGAGACCGCTGTCTAA
- the LOC109881783 gene encoding apolipoprotein C-I-like codes for MKLSIAIAVLMLVFAAHTEAQEAEKTIEERFTNFGNQMKELTDDLTVKTKDMFEKIGDSEFATKTKNWFTEQFDKMKAKVDETFPKQ; via the exons ATGAAACTGTCCATTGCCATTGCCGTGTTGATGCTTGTGTTCGCTGCACACACAG aggcTCAGGAGGCTGAGAAGACAATTGAGGAGCGTTTCACCAACTTCGGCAATCAGATGAAGGAACTAACTGATGACCTGACCGTCAAGACCAAGGACATGTTTGAAAAGATTGGGGACAGCGAGTTCGCCACCAAaaccaa GAACTGGTTCACTGAGCAGTTTGACAAGATGAAGGCCAAGGTTGACGAGACCTTCCCCAAGCAGTAG